The DNA segment CTGACATTTGGCAATATCTAAAACCCGAAGCACTGGCAGTACACGCCCAATACACAAGGCGCGGTGGACTCGATATCAATCCTTGTAGGACCTCAGATTTGCGCTGGCTTCCGCAAGTGACTCGACTGGCTCGGCAATAATTTGACTCGACAAGCTCAGCTTGAAACAACAGAATAGCGTGCGCTTAAAAAGCTACCGTCACCAATAGCGAGGGGGCTCTATTTTTATTTGATACTTTTTATTTAAAATCAAGTATCTAAATTTAGAACAAGCTATATTTTTTATAAAGACATCTTTAAGAGGAAAGACTTATGACAGCTTATTTTGGTTTTACACCGTCAGAAACACTAAAAAGCAATATCGAAAAAGCGTTGGTACAGGCCAAAACACCGTCAACCGAACCTTTATATGTCATTCGTGACCTCGTATCACTCGGCATTACGGATGAACTGATTGACAACGTTCTCGTGCAATTGGTTCATATGCTTCCGCCTAGCGACAAAAAAGAAACCATGGAAAAGCTCGCTAACTTTATTAAAAGCACTGTTCACGTCCTCATGAAACAACTCCTAAATAAAGACCCGAATGAACAAGTGCTCAAATCAACTGAATTCCTGGCACTCAGCAGCAATACCCATGAAGGGCAACTTAAAGTGGGTACCGTTCTGCCAGATGCATTAGTTGCACAGATGAAAGCTTCATTTGCTGAAGTTTTTGCAGGCAATGGCAAAGCGGTACGTCCAGCTCTTGCGGAACAATTCAAATTGTTCTCTGATGTCATGATCAAGCACTTCATGGTTGATTTTAACCAAACGCTGGATCTGGGCATGTTCAAACGTAAAGCATCTAGCCTTGCACAAAGTGGGATCACAAAGGCATTGCACGTTGCGATCGATAAACTCGTTCCTAGCTTAACCCAAGACGAACTACTGGCATTCACTAAGCATTACGATGCGTTGATCTACACCGCGTAAGAACTCACCCACGGAAGTCGCTTTAGGTTGCTCAAACATGTCTGATTATCATCACTACCGCTTTTTGCGTTACGCGCCGCGCGATGGTACAACCATGCAAATGCAGCCTGGGCGATGGACGCGAATGCATCTCGACCCATGGCTATTGGGATTACTCTTAATAGCAGCAACTTTTGGTTTGATTGTCCTTTATAGTGCTTCTGGACAAGATGCAGACATGGTCACACGCCAAGCCATTAGTTTCGGCATGGCATTTGTGGTCATGATTACACTGGCCCAAGTACCGCCCAAGATGTATGAAGCTTTTTCTCCGTGGTTCTTCGCCATGGGGCTCGTTCTATTGATTATGGTCGCATTGATTGGACAAGTCTCTTTAGGTGCAAGGCGCTGGCTAGGTGTCCCCGGTTTATTTCGCTTCCAACCCTCTGAGTTTCTCAAACTCGCCATGCCGATGATGATGGCGTGGTATTTATCTGGGCGAGTTCTACCTCCCAGTTGGAAGGTCGTACTGACTGGCTTACTGCTCATCGCTATCCCTGCGGGTTTGATTGCCAAGCAACCCGACCTGGGTACAGCTATTCTGGTGAGCGCCAGCGGCTTGTTTGTGCTTTTCCTCGGTGGACTGCCTTGGTGGATGATTGGCGGCTGTGTCGTCGCTCTTGGCGCAGCATTACCCATCGCATGGGAATTCCTACTCCATGATTATCAAAAACAACGCGTTTTAACCCTATTCGATCCAGAAGCGGACGCCTTAGGTACGGGCTGGAATATTATTCAGTCTAAAACCGCTATTGGCTCAGGCGGTTTAATGGGTAAAGGTTACCTGCAAGGTACCCAATCTCACCTGCAATTCCTGCCTGAAGGACATACCGACTTCGTTATCGCGGCCTTTTCTGAAGAGTTCGGCTTAGTCG comes from the Aquirhabdus parva genome and includes:
- the rodA gene encoding rod shape-determining protein RodA, whose protein sequence is MSDYHHYRFLRYAPRDGTTMQMQPGRWTRMHLDPWLLGLLLIAATFGLIVLYSASGQDADMVTRQAISFGMAFVVMITLAQVPPKMYEAFSPWFFAMGLVLLIMVALIGQVSLGARRWLGVPGLFRFQPSEFLKLAMPMMMAWYLSGRVLPPSWKVVLTGLLLIAIPAGLIAKQPDLGTAILVSASGLFVLFLGGLPWWMIGGCVVALGAALPIAWEFLLHDYQKQRVLTLFDPEADALGTGWNIIQSKTAIGSGGLMGKGYLQGTQSHLQFLPEGHTDFVIAAFSEEFGLVGVTLLLLLYSALVGRALFIAFETSSTYGRLLGGAIAMSFFVYVFVNVGMVSGILPVVGVPLPFISYGGTALITLMSGFGLLMSIRTHR